One genomic window of Coffea eugenioides isolate CCC68of chromosome 1, Ceug_1.0, whole genome shotgun sequence includes the following:
- the LOC113778644 gene encoding uncharacterized protein LOC113778644, whose translation MMQSRLAAAAASKVHRLLVSAAISQDHQVFPPAAAPGRLAASSISGGGQTADPAIHAVKPEEKAKAASSTNQSEFKRAATKDEDPYVPPKSPCYPSSSPQIQSTGVNQPQEPINQQKRYCTSTTSSSPAPVTQSTEAVSCAGLDGSPWPPEGKQEGEDDKAYFEHHKASPLSELKMVDTRKPITRATDGTAGNSQGGYYGGTGVIVWRPEQLDTAEDSLSRATEIWKSNAMRGDPDSPHGRILRALCGEYW comes from the coding sequence ATGATGCAATCCAGATTGGCGGCCGCAGCAGCATCAAAAGTCCACCGGCTCCTCGTCTCTGCAGCAATATCACAAGATCATCAAGTTTTCCCTCCAGCTGCAGCACCTGGTAGACTTGCGGCCTCTTCCATTTCCGGCGGTGGACAAACTGCTGATCCAGCCATCCACGCAGTTAAGCCCGAAGAAAAAGCCAAGGCCGCCAGTTCCACTAACCAATCAGAGTTCAAACGGGCCGCCACCAAGGACGAAGACCCGTATGTGCCCCCCAAATCACCCTGTTACCCTTCTTCATCTCCTCAGATACAGAGCACGGGCGTGAACCAACCCCAAGAACCCATCAACCAACAAAAACGCTATTGCACCTCCACCACCAGTAGCAGTCCTGCTCCCGTTACCCAGTCAACAGAGGCGGTGAGCTGCGCAGGCTTGGACGGCTCCCCGTGGCCGCCGGAGGGCAAGCAAGAAGGAGAGGACGACAAGGCTTACTTTGAGCACCATAAAGCCTCACCGTTATCTGAGCTGAAGATGGTTGATACTAGGAAGCCTATAACAAGGGCTACTGATGGGACGGCAGGCAATAGTCAGGGGGGTTACTACGGTGGAACTGGGGTCATAGTTTGGAGGCCTGAGCAGCTGGACACCGCCGAGGATTCTCTCAGCAGAGCTACGGAGATTTGGAAAAGTAATGCGATGAGGGGTGACCCGGATTCCCCCCATGGCAGAATTCTCAGAGCTCTTTGCGGGGAGTATTGGTGA
- the LOC113783537 gene encoding histone H1-like isoform X2, translating into MYHLRDILILLCQKPPWHHQKNTTTITQKLQMHPQIATRLTFSFRHMISEAITSLKDRHGSSQPAIAKFVERKYRELLPPNFKKLLSIQLKKFVKSEKLTKVKNSYKISAPEKVVVKSARKIQPEATATRRAAAKKSNARGHGPSTNKRRANEKALKKMKRLSQVETPEALEKNSRGLVTTVKGSITGAKMKRLRQVKTPETLKKKNAASIPAKKIKLLPTPCLQNHQTLLGPIAKKTRK; encoded by the exons ATGTATCATCTGCGAGATATTCTAATTCTACTGTGCCAAAAACCGCCATGGCACCACCAAAAAAATACTACTACAATCACGCAGAAATTGCAAATGCATCCTCAAATCGCCACCCGCCTTACTTTCAGTTTCAGGCAC ATGATAAGCGAAGCCATCACCTCGCTGAAGGATAGACATGGTTCGAGCCAGCCTGCCATAGCAAAATTCGTTGAGCGAAAGTACCGAGAATTGCTTCCACCAAATTTCAAGAAACTCCTGTCTATTCAGTTGAAGAAGTTTGTGAAATCAGAGAAGCTAACCAAAGTGAAGAACTCCTATAAGATCTCTGCTCCCGAAAAAGTGGTCGTAAAATCTGCAAGGAAGATCCAGCCCGAGGCAACTGCTACGAGGAGGGCTGCGGCCAAGAAAAGCAATGCTCGTGGACATGGACCCAGCACGAACAAAAGGAGGGCAAATGAGAAGGccttgaagaagatgaagagGCTGAGTCAAGTGGAGACTCCCGAGGCTTTGGAGAAAAATTCTAGAGGATTGGTCACGACCGTCAAGGGGTCCATTACTGGAGCAAAGATGAAGCGGTTGCGTCAGGTGAAGACCCCCGAAACACTGAAAAAGAAGAATGCAGCCAGCATTCCTGCGAAGAAGATCAAGTTATTACCAACTCCATGTCTTCAAAATCACCAAACGCTGCTAGGCCCGATTGCCAAGAAAACTAGGAAATGA
- the LOC113783537 gene encoding histone H1-like isoform X1 — protein sequence MLCCFKDKTKHNHKTHKPNTQYVSSARYSNSTVPKTAMAPPKKYYYNHAEIANASSNRHPPYFQMISEAITSLKDRHGSSQPAIAKFVERKYRELLPPNFKKLLSIQLKKFVKSEKLTKVKNSYKISAPEKVVVKSARKIQPEATATRRAAAKKSNARGHGPSTNKRRANEKALKKMKRLSQVETPEALEKNSRGLVTTVKGSITGAKMKRLRQVKTPETLKKKNAASIPAKKIKLLPTPCLQNHQTLLGPIAKKTRK from the exons ATGTTGTGCTGTTTTAAAGACAAAACAAAGCACAATCACAAAACACACAAACCCAATACACAGTATGTATCATCTGCGAGATATTCTAATTCTACTGTGCCAAAAACCGCCATGGCACCACCAAAAAAATACTACTACAATCACGCAGAAATTGCAAATGCATCCTCAAATCGCCACCCGCCTTACTTTCAG ATGATAAGCGAAGCCATCACCTCGCTGAAGGATAGACATGGTTCGAGCCAGCCTGCCATAGCAAAATTCGTTGAGCGAAAGTACCGAGAATTGCTTCCACCAAATTTCAAGAAACTCCTGTCTATTCAGTTGAAGAAGTTTGTGAAATCAGAGAAGCTAACCAAAGTGAAGAACTCCTATAAGATCTCTGCTCCCGAAAAAGTGGTCGTAAAATCTGCAAGGAAGATCCAGCCCGAGGCAACTGCTACGAGGAGGGCTGCGGCCAAGAAAAGCAATGCTCGTGGACATGGACCCAGCACGAACAAAAGGAGGGCAAATGAGAAGGccttgaagaagatgaagagGCTGAGTCAAGTGGAGACTCCCGAGGCTTTGGAGAAAAATTCTAGAGGATTGGTCACGACCGTCAAGGGGTCCATTACTGGAGCAAAGATGAAGCGGTTGCGTCAGGTGAAGACCCCCGAAACACTGAAAAAGAAGAATGCAGCCAGCATTCCTGCGAAGAAGATCAAGTTATTACCAACTCCATGTCTTCAAAATCACCAAACGCTGCTAGGCCCGATTGCCAAGAAAACTAGGAAATGA
- the LOC113750852 gene encoding leucine-rich repeat extensin-like protein 3: MGSLSLSFTALVYLTGIIITHGSVSEAMSTVTAMARDQISCTMCSACNNPCQPIFPPPPPPPPSPSPPPPSPPPPIPESYYSPPPPQPPLLPECPPPPPSSGSSYYSPPPPGESSNPSPAAGGGGPPGGSYYPPPNQAVPYYPYYNYSAPPSNSVALKREPTVLCLLTIIFLPFVFISMLVT; this comes from the coding sequence ATGGGGAGCCTAAGCCTATCATTCACTGCCCTTGTGTACTTGACTGGTATTATTATTACGCATGGCAGTGTCTCTGAAGCCATGTCCACTGTAACTGCCATGGCTAGGGACCAAATCTCTTGCACAATGTGCTCAGCCTGTAACAACCCATGTCAACCAATCTTTCCTCCCCCACCACCACCGCCACCTTCACCTTCACCCCCGCCTCCTTCCCCCCCTCCACCAATCCCAGAGTCCTACTACTCTCCGCCTCCTCCTCAACCCCCGCTACTCCCTGAGTGCCCTCCACCACCCCCTTCTTCTGGCTCATCCTACTACTCACCACCTCCGCCAGGGGAATCTTCAAATCCCTCCCCGGCTGCAGGTGGTGGTGGGCCACCTGGCGGCTCTTACTATCCCCCACCGAACCAAGCTGTTCCGTACTATCCATATTACAATTACAGCGCTCCACCATCGAATTCAGTAGCATTGAAGAGGGAACCCACTGTTCTTTGTCTGCTTACAATTATTTTTCTCCCCTTCGTCTTCATCTCTATGTTGGTGACTTGA
- the LOC113776055 gene encoding GATA transcription factor 16-like, translating into MDLKEEKRSDSENAKRSSSSSPSASGSKQLKSCSDCHTTRTPLWRGGPAGPKSLCNACGIKYNKKRRELLGLDRGRNDKGKKKRKSSSGGNKSNEGGGVGQSLRMKLMALGGEMMLRRSGKLMGKLREEEQAAILLMALSCGSVYA; encoded by the exons ATGGATCTGAAAGAAGAAAAG AGATCGGATTCGGAGAATGCAAAAcgtagcagcagcagcagccctTCGGCTTCCGGTTCGAAGCAGTTGAAGAGTTGCAGTGATTGCCATACAACCAGAACGCCTCTGTGGAGAGGAGGTCCAGCTGGTCCCAAG TCACTGTGCAATGCATGCGGGATCAAGTACAACAAGAAGAGGAGGGAGCTTTTGGGACTGGACAGGGGTAGAAATGACAAGGgcaagaagaagaggaaaagcAGTAGCGGCGGCAACAAGAGTAACGAAGGAGGCGGAGTGGGGCAATCGCTGAGGATGAAATTAATGGCGTTGGGAGGAGAAATGATGCTACGGAGATCGGGAAAGCTGATGGGGAAATTAAGAGAGGAAGAACAAGCCGCTATACTCTTGATGGCTCTCTCGTGCGGATCTGTCTATGCTTAA
- the LOC113751148 gene encoding uncharacterized protein LOC113751148, with protein MPMPVPLEENFNDNTTSGGIIKEDGVAAKESAFIPTADTGTATTVVPSMNKNGKMNINNNRNKEEEEEEKKKKKRPLGFFRAALMLLRSDSKSKKKPPPAPDVVDPDDRIHSKTKWEKMVGSMRPLHLQDNRSLSPASPPRPGVESLESEDLIYNNSSAMMSIHQYQPSSPSPSTVSSGGTMSQYASASNLQELEQDYYQGNDDDDPDEVFDALCGDEMIDAKAEEFIAQFYQQMKLQQIN; from the coding sequence ATGCCCATGCCGGTGCCGCTTGAAGAAAACTTCAACGACAACACCACCTCTGGCGGCATCATCAAAGAAGATGGCGTTGCGGCTAAAGAATCGGCATTCATTCCCACTGCCGATACGGGTACGGCTACCACCGTCGTTCCATCAATGAATAAAAATGGGAAGATGAACATTAATAACAACCGTAataaggaggaggaggaggaggagaagaagaagaagaaacgcCCCTTGGGCTTCTTCAGAGCTGCATTAATGTTGCTGCGATCTGATTCCAAGTCCAAGAAAAAACCACCGCCCGCTCCAGACGTAGTGGACCCTGATGATAGGATCCACTCCAAGACGAAGTGGGAGAAGATGGTGGGATCGATGAGGCCGTTGCATCTGCAGGACAACCGCTCCCTCTCCCCCGCTTCACCCCCCCGGCCAGGGGTTGAAAGTTTGGAGTCGGAGGATCTGATTTATAACAACAGCAGCGCCATGATGAGCATCCATCAGTACCAGCCCTCCTCCCCATCACCATCCACCGTCTCCTCCGGTGGCACCATGAGCCAATACGCTTCCGCTAGCAATCTCCAAGAACTCGAACAAGACTACTACCAGGGTAATGATGACGATGATCCTGATgaggtttttgatgctctgtgCGGGGATGAAATGATCGACGCCAAGGCCGAGGAGTTCATCGCTCAGTTTTACCAACAAATGAAGCTTCAGCAAATCAATTGA
- the LOC113763533 gene encoding uncharacterized protein LOC113763533, whose product MEGVTATAYKGVKGYWMRKGYEKLDGSGSRRRKRRVVELGAENGSSRRRRFWRIRLTPRLKLKLRLRFSPKKFILGLRDAYVNLMTKLASSRFVNSGVAGYPGEGISGFGLRPLKEYDEKMIVEIYKSLVMAQGHQLVNPGVAVAVARRKIPTLPTVTEC is encoded by the coding sequence ATGGAAGGGGTAACAGCCACTGCTTACAAGGGCGTAAAGGGTTACTGGATGAGGAAAGGATACGAGAAACTAGATGGGAGCGGTAGTCGACGGAGGAAGAGAAGGGTGGTGGAGTTGGGGGCGGAAAACGGGTCAAGCCGGAGGAGGCGCTTCTGGAGGATAAGGTTGACTCCCAGGCTGAAGCTGAAACTGAGATTAAGATTCTCGCCCAAGAAATTTATCCTGGGACTTCGGGATGCGTACGTTAATCTGATGACCAAGCTGGCCAGCAGCCGGTTCGTCAACAGCGGGGTGGCCGGCTATCCTGGGGAGGGCATCAGCGGGTTTGGGTTGCGCCCGCTCAAAGAGTACGACGAGAAGATGATCGTCGAGATCTACAAGTCTTTGGTGATGGCTCAGGGCCACCAATTGGTGAATCCCGGCGTCGCAGTCGCAGTCGCACGCCGCAAAATTCCCACTCTTCCTACGGTAACTGAATGCTGA